A window of the Verminephrobacter eiseniae EF01-2 genome harbors these coding sequences:
- a CDS encoding HupE/UreJ family protein — translation MTLPTALLFSAIGAMGTSASAHTGIPVPSHSSFVGGLLHPLLGLDHLAAMLAVGLWSALAARRAGPGLLWGPMGFAALLLAGAALGLRGAAIPAVEPMVAASLLPIGLLVVTRLRLPGWVAALAMGALALFHGLAHGNELAGSASAWQTLAGLLLATALLHCAGLAAGWALRARTPWLARAAGAGVALWGGALLVQMA, via the coding sequence ATGACACTCCCGACGGCGCTCCTGTTCAGCGCCATCGGCGCAATGGGCACCAGCGCCAGCGCCCATACCGGCATCCCGGTGCCCAGCCACAGCAGCTTTGTGGGCGGCTTGCTCCATCCGCTGCTGGGCCTCGACCATCTGGCCGCGATGCTGGCCGTGGGCCTGTGGAGCGCCCTGGCCGCGCGCCGCGCCGGGCCCGGACTGCTGTGGGGCCCGATGGGCTTTGCCGCGCTGCTGCTGGCCGGCGCCGCGCTCGGCCTGCGGGGCGCGGCCATCCCCGCCGTGGAGCCGATGGTCGCCGCATCGCTGCTGCCCATCGGCCTGCTGGTGGTCACGCGCCTGCGGCTGCCGGGCTGGGTGGCCGCGCTGGCCATGGGCGCCTTGGCCCTGTTCCACGGACTGGCCCACGGCAACGAACTGGCCGGCAGTGCCAGCGCCTGGCAGACCCTGGCCGGCCTGCTGCTGGCCACGGCGCTGCTGCACTGCGCAGGCTTGGCCGCCGGCTGGGCGCTGCGCGCGCGCACGCCGTGGCTGGCGCGGGCTGCGGGTGCTGGCGTGGCGCTCTGGGGCGGCGCACTGCTGGTGCAGATGGCCTGA
- a CDS encoding urease subunit gamma, with the protein MELTPREKDKLLIFTAALLAERRKARGLKLNHPEAVALISAAIMEGARDGKTVAELMSAGRTLLSRADVMEGIAEMIPDIQVEATFPDGSKLVTVHQPIV; encoded by the coding sequence ATGGAACTCACCCCGCGCGAAAAAGACAAGTTGCTGATCTTCACCGCAGCCCTGCTGGCCGAGCGCCGCAAGGCCCGGGGACTGAAACTCAACCACCCCGAGGCCGTGGCCCTGATCAGCGCCGCCATCATGGAAGGCGCGCGCGACGGCAAAACCGTGGCCGAGCTGATGAGCGCAGGCCGCACCCTGCTCAGCCGCGCCGATGTGATGGAGGGCATCGCCGAGATGATTCCGGACATACAGGTCGAGGCCACCTTCCCCGACGGCAGCAAACTGGTCACGGTGCACCAGCCCATCGTTTGA
- a CDS encoding response regulator — protein sequence MMGSAMPVFPAHAATPERGHSDLVLLVDDMPDNLAMLHDALDESGYTVLLATQGAAALQRAAQALPDIVLLDAMMPGMDGFEVARRLKASPATAHIPIIFMTGLTDTEHLVAALAAGGIDYVTKPIKPREVMARMGVHLGAARQARQDASQARQARNALDAFGYASITVRAVDGRIIWQTPLARALLQAHFGNPPGAADPLALAHRAPAPAEQWVPAPVQAWLRGHVLAGDAAERLDHAQAEPPQLSIGQGTRRLTLRLHRQAGDSAGGGDWLIVMREDSNAKLIESMGLAFKLTAREAEVLYWVVQGKINRDIGAILGASPATVKKHLERVFAKLGVETRTAAAAMALNRMRQLHQQFDG from the coding sequence ATGATGGGCAGCGCCATGCCGGTTTTCCCGGCCCATGCCGCCACGCCCGAGCGCGGCCACAGCGACCTGGTACTGCTCGTCGACGACATGCCCGACAACCTGGCCATGCTGCACGATGCGCTCGACGAATCCGGCTACACCGTGCTGCTGGCCACGCAGGGCGCCGCCGCGTTGCAGCGCGCTGCGCAGGCCCTGCCCGACATCGTGCTGCTCGACGCGATGATGCCCGGCATGGACGGCTTTGAAGTGGCGCGGCGCCTGAAAGCCTCGCCCGCCACGGCGCATATCCCGATCATCTTCATGACCGGCCTGACCGACACCGAGCATCTGGTGGCCGCACTGGCGGCCGGCGGCATCGACTACGTGACCAAGCCCATCAAGCCGCGCGAGGTGATGGCCCGCATGGGCGTGCACCTGGGCGCCGCGCGCCAGGCCCGGCAGGACGCCAGCCAGGCGCGCCAGGCGCGCAATGCGCTCGACGCCTTCGGCTACGCCAGCATCACCGTGCGCGCCGTCGACGGCCGCATCATCTGGCAGACGCCGCTGGCGCGCGCGTTGTTGCAAGCCCATTTCGGCAACCCGCCGGGCGCTGCCGACCCGCTGGCGTTGGCGCACCGGGCGCCCGCGCCGGCAGAGCAATGGGTGCCCGCGCCGGTGCAAGCCTGGCTGCGCGGCCATGTGCTGGCCGGCGACGCAGCCGAGCGGCTGGACCATGCGCAGGCCGAGCCGCCGCAACTGAGCATCGGACAGGGCACGCGCCGCCTGACGCTGCGGCTGCACCGGCAGGCCGGCGATAGCGCCGGCGGGGGCGACTGGCTGATCGTGATGCGCGAGGACTCGAACGCCAAGCTCATCGAATCCATGGGCCTGGCGTTCAAGCTCACCGCGCGCGAGGCCGAGGTGCTCTACTGGGTCGTCCAGGGCAAGATCAACCGCGACATTGGCGCCATCCTGGGCGCCAGCCCCGCCACCGTGAAAAAACACCTGGAGCGCGTGTTCGCGAAACTGGGCGTGGAAACACGCACCGCCGCCGCCGCGATGGCGCTCAACCGCATGCGCCAACTGCATCAGCAGTTCGATGGGTGA
- a CDS encoding hybrid sensor histidine kinase/response regulator, producing the protein MPAPCAFTTPAALAVQPRPGGDAAPQQVVVKVRRDYNSWVATETMEDYALRYTPQRFRRWSEWRVANTAFGAASFLILEAVGATLLVQYGFINAFWAIVATGLIIFLAGLPISVYAARYGVDMDLLTRGAGFGYIGSTLTSLIYASFTFVFFALEAAVMAYALELALGIPPHWGYLICALVVIPLVTHGVSTISRLQMWTQPLWLLMLVLPFGYVLTRDPGAFVGMLHYGGESGRGAGFDLHLFGAALTVGIALITQMGEQADYLRFMPAATPGRRGRWWLGVLAGGPGWVLPGVLKMLGGALLAWLALAHSLPANRAVDPNQMYLLAYGYVFPQHGWAVAATALFVVLSQMKINVTNAYAGSLAWSNFFSRLTHSHPGRVVWMVFNTLIACMLMQMNVFRALGEVLGLFSNIAIAWIMSVVADLVINKPLGLSPQGIEFKRAHLYDINPVGVGAMALAGGLSISAHLGLFGPLPQAFSALIAMAVALVSAPLIAWATQGRYYIARRPEPVAGAPARTQRCVVCEHEYEAPDMARCPAYRGAICSLCCTLDARCGDLCKPKASLAAQWSAALRWLLPRVVWRYLDTGLGHFLLLMLVIAPLLAAVLGLPYHQELNTLAQALIDAPLAAPEMALRSGMLKAYLALLVISGIVAWWLVLAHKSRQVAQEESNRQTGLLLREIELHRQTDQALQTARQVAEQARLAAEQARQVAEAAQRAADQANQAKSRYISAISHELRTPLNSILGYAQLMSEDPGLPPQRQQAVHVIRRGGEHLLSLIEGTLDIARIESGKLTLEVAPMRFADGLREMASLFELQAAAKGLAFRFEPQGALPEVVRADEKRLRQILINLLGNAIKFTTQGQVTLRVRHAREMARIEVQDTGPGLTASAIERIFEPFTRAGAADTPGAGLGLTIAKMLTALMGGELTVSSQPGVGSVFQVKLFLPEVHDAAPGRAAPSAAARSQRARTGYAGQRRRILVVDNEAPDRELLVQWLEPLGFALRQAASGLDALDLLASGYRPHALLLDLAMPWIDGWETLRRVRRMQLPGMPDMPCAIVSANAFDKTLDNDVGIRPEDFIVKPVRHGELLDWLERRLGLQWQHDDALLPALPAPPAPALPMAGAGTAAHPAPLTYPDGATLAALAQVVALGHYRGILNILDDMERRQDTHRAFAQTMRQLARQFQFEAMGRILEQAPA; encoded by the coding sequence ATGCCCGCCCCTTGCGCCTTCACCACCCCTGCTGCGCTGGCCGTGCAGCCCCGGCCCGGCGGGGATGCCGCGCCGCAGCAGGTGGTGGTCAAGGTTCGGCGCGACTACAACAGTTGGGTGGCCACCGAGACCATGGAGGACTACGCGCTGCGCTACACGCCGCAGCGTTTTCGCCGCTGGTCCGAGTGGCGCGTGGCCAATACGGCGTTTGGCGCGGCCTCGTTCCTGATTCTGGAGGCGGTGGGCGCCACGCTGCTGGTGCAGTACGGGTTCATCAACGCCTTCTGGGCGATCGTGGCCACGGGGCTGATCATCTTTCTGGCCGGGTTGCCAATCAGCGTGTACGCGGCGCGCTACGGGGTGGACATGGACCTGCTCACGCGCGGCGCGGGCTTTGGCTATATCGGCTCGACGCTGACCTCGCTGATCTACGCCTCGTTCACCTTTGTCTTTTTTGCGCTCGAGGCTGCGGTGATGGCCTATGCGCTGGAACTGGCGCTCGGCATCCCGCCCCACTGGGGCTATCTGATCTGCGCCTTGGTGGTGATTCCACTGGTCACGCATGGCGTGTCGACCATCAGCCGCCTGCAGATGTGGACGCAGCCGCTGTGGCTGCTGATGCTGGTGCTGCCGTTCGGCTATGTGCTGACGCGCGATCCCGGTGCGTTTGTCGGGATGCTGCACTACGGCGGTGAGTCCGGGCGCGGCGCGGGCTTCGATCTGCACCTGTTTGGTGCCGCGCTCACGGTGGGCATTGCGCTGATCACCCAAATGGGGGAGCAGGCCGATTACCTGCGCTTCATGCCCGCAGCCACGCCGGGCCGGCGCGGGCGCTGGTGGCTCGGGGTGCTGGCGGGTGGGCCGGGCTGGGTGCTGCCGGGCGTGCTCAAGATGCTCGGCGGCGCGTTGCTGGCCTGGCTGGCGCTCGCGCACAGCCTGCCGGCCAACCGGGCGGTAGACCCCAATCAGATGTATCTGCTGGCCTACGGCTATGTGTTCCCGCAGCATGGCTGGGCCGTGGCGGCCACCGCGCTGTTCGTGGTGCTCTCGCAGATGAAGATCAATGTGACCAATGCCTATGCGGGGTCGCTGGCATGGTCGAATTTCTTTTCGCGCCTGACGCACAGCCACCCGGGGCGCGTGGTGTGGATGGTGTTCAACACGCTGATCGCCTGCATGTTGATGCAGATGAACGTGTTTCGCGCGCTGGGCGAGGTGCTGGGCCTGTTCTCCAACATCGCCATTGCCTGGATCATGTCGGTGGTGGCCGATCTCGTCATCAACAAGCCGCTGGGCCTGTCGCCCCAGGGCATAGAGTTCAAGCGCGCGCACCTGTACGACATCAACCCGGTGGGCGTGGGCGCGATGGCGCTGGCCGGCGGCCTGTCGATCAGCGCGCACCTGGGGTTGTTCGGCCCGCTGCCGCAAGCCTTCTCGGCGCTGATCGCGATGGCCGTGGCCTTGGTGAGCGCGCCGCTGATCGCCTGGGCCACCCAGGGGCGCTATTACATTGCGCGCCGGCCTGAACCGGTGGCCGGCGCGCCGGCCCGGACGCAGCGCTGCGTGGTCTGCGAGCATGAGTACGAGGCCCCCGACATGGCCCGATGCCCGGCCTACCGGGGCGCGATCTGCTCGCTGTGCTGCACGCTCGACGCGCGCTGCGGCGACCTGTGCAAGCCCAAGGCCAGCCTGGCCGCGCAATGGTCGGCCGCGCTGCGCTGGCTGCTGCCGCGCGTCGTCTGGCGCTATCTGGACACGGGCCTGGGGCATTTTCTGCTGCTGATGCTGGTGATTGCGCCGCTGCTGGCGGCGGTGCTGGGGCTGCCGTACCACCAGGAGCTCAACACCCTGGCCCAGGCGCTGATCGATGCGCCGCTGGCCGCGCCCGAAATGGCGCTGCGCTCGGGAATGCTCAAAGCCTACCTGGCGCTGCTGGTGATTTCGGGCATCGTGGCCTGGTGGCTGGTGCTGGCGCACAAGAGCCGGCAGGTGGCGCAAGAGGAGTCCAACCGCCAGACCGGCCTGCTGCTGCGCGAGATCGAACTGCACCGCCAGACCGACCAGGCCCTGCAAACCGCCCGCCAGGTGGCCGAGCAGGCGCGCCTGGCCGCTGAACAGGCACGCCAGGTGGCCGAAGCGGCCCAGCGCGCCGCCGACCAGGCCAACCAGGCCAAGAGCCGCTACATCAGCGCCATCAGCCATGAACTGCGCACGCCGCTCAACAGCATCCTGGGCTATGCGCAGTTGATGAGCGAAGACCCGGGCCTGCCGCCGCAGCGCCAGCAGGCGGTGCATGTGATCCGGCGCGGGGGCGAGCATTTGCTGTCGCTGATCGAGGGCACGCTGGACATCGCGCGCATCGAGTCGGGCAAGCTGACGCTCGAAGTCGCGCCGATGCGCTTTGCCGATGGGCTGCGCGAGATGGCCAGCCTGTTCGAGTTGCAAGCCGCAGCCAAGGGGCTGGCCTTCCGGTTCGAGCCGCAGGGGGCGCTCCCCGAGGTGGTGCGCGCCGATGAAAAACGCCTGCGCCAGATCCTGATCAACCTGCTGGGCAACGCCATCAAGTTCACCACGCAAGGCCAGGTGACGCTGCGCGTGCGCCACGCGCGCGAGATGGCGCGTATCGAGGTGCAGGACACCGGGCCGGGCCTGACGGCCAGCGCCATCGAGCGCATCTTCGAGCCTTTCACCAGGGCGGGCGCAGCAGATACTCCGGGCGCAGGGCTGGGCCTGACGATTGCCAAGATGCTGACCGCGCTGATGGGCGGCGAGCTCACGGTGAGCAGCCAGCCCGGCGTCGGCTCGGTGTTCCAGGTCAAACTGTTCCTGCCCGAGGTGCATGACGCGGCGCCGGGCCGTGCCGCGCCATCGGCCGCCGCCCGCAGCCAGCGCGCGCGCACAGGCTACGCCGGCCAGCGGCGCCGCATTCTGGTGGTCGACAACGAAGCGCCCGACCGCGAGTTGCTCGTGCAATGGCTCGAACCCCTGGGCTTTGCGCTGCGCCAGGCCGCCAGCGGCCTCGACGCGCTGGACCTGCTGGCCAGCGGCTACCGGCCGCATGCGCTCTTGCTCGACCTGGCGATGCCATGGATCGATGGCTGGGAGACATTGCGCCGCGTGCGCCGCATGCAACTGCCCGGCATGCCCGACATGCCATGCGCGATCGTCTCGGCCAATGCCTTTGACAAGACCCTGGACAACGACGTGGGCATCCGCCCCGAGGACTTCATCGTCAAGCCCGTGCGGCACGGCGAACTGCTCGATTGGCTCGAGCGCCGCCTGGGCCTGCAATGGCAGCACGACGATGCGCTGCTGCCCGCATTGCCTGCGCCGCCCGCGCCGGCCTTGCCGATGGCCGGGGCCGGCACGGCAGCGCACCCGGCGCCGCTGACCTACCCCGATGGCGCCACCCTGGCTGCGCTGGCGCAGGTGGTGGCGCTGGGCCATTACCGAGGCATCCTGAACATCCTGGACGACATGGAACGCCGCCAGGACACGCACCGCGCCTTTGCGCAGACCATGCGGCAGTTGGCCCGGCAGTTCCAGTTCGAGGCCATGGGCCGGATTCTCGAGCAGGCGCCCGCATGA